The following are encoded together in the Bos mutus isolate GX-2022 chromosome 3, NWIPB_WYAK_1.1, whole genome shotgun sequence genome:
- the TWIST2 gene encoding twist-related protein 2 — MEEGSSSPVSPVDSLGTSEEELERQPKRFGRKRRYSKKSSEDGSPTPGKRGKKGSPSAQSFEELQSQRILANVRERQRTQSLNEAFAALRKIIPTLPSDKLSKIQTLKLAARYIDFLYQVLQSDEMDNKMTSCSYVAHERLSYAFSVWRMEGAWSMSASH, encoded by the coding sequence ATGGAGGAGGGCTCCAGCTCGCCCGTGTCCCCCGTGGACAGCCTGGGCACCAGCGAGGAGGAGCTCGAGCGGCAGCCCAAGCGCTTCGGCCGGAAACGGCGCTACAGCAAGAAGTCGAGCGAAGATGGCAGCCCGACCCCCGGCAAGCGCGGCAAGAAGGGCAGCCCGAGCGCGCAGTCCTTCGAGGAGCTGCAGAGCCAGCGCATCCTGGCCAACGTGCGCGAGCGCCAGCGCACTCAGTCGCTCAACGAGGCCTTCGCCGCGCTGCGCAAGATCATCCCCACGCTGCCCTCGGACAAGCTCAGCAAGATCCAGACGCTCAAGCTGGCCGCCAGGTACATAGACTTCCTCTACCAGGTCCTGCAGAGCGACGAGATGGACAATAAGATGACCAGCTGCAGCTACGTGGCCCATGAGCGCCTCAGCTACGCCTTCTCCGTGTGGCGCATGGAGGGCGCGTGGTCCATGTCCGCCTCCCACTAG